The Streptomyces sp. NBC_00576 genome contains the following window.
GGCACTGATCCGGCCGGCGATCTCGACGGGTGTGAGGCCTATGTCGGCGAGCACCTCGCCGCGCTTGGCATGCGCGAGGAACTGCTCTGGAATCCCGAACCGCCGTACGGGTACGTCGACTTCGGCGTCGCCGAGTGCCAGCGCTACCGCGGCGCCGACCCCGGACGCGCGGCTGTTGTCCTCGACGACGGCCACCATGCGGTGCTCGGCGGCCAGTCCCGGCAGTGCGGGATCGATGGGCTTGACCCAACGGGGGTCCACGACCGTGCAGTTGATGCCGCGCGCCGCCAGCAGTTCGGCGGTCTGCAGACACACCGGAGCCATCACCCCGACGGCCACCAGCAGCACGTCGGCAGCCTCCTGGGACCGGTGCAGCACATGCATCCCGCCCACATGGCCGACCGCCTCGATCGCCGGCCCCACCGACTCCTTGGGGAACCGGATCAGCGTGGGCGCGTCGTCGACGGCCACCGCCTCCCGCAGCTGGGCGCGGAGTTGGTCGGCGTCGCGTGGTGCGGCGATTCTCAGGCCCGGCACGACCTGGAGGATGGACAGGTCCCACATACCGTTGTGTGACGCTCCGTCGACTCCCGTGACGCCGGCGCGGTCCAGCACGAACGTCACCCCGCACCGGTGCAGTGCGACGTCCATCAGCAGTTGGTCGAAGGCCCGGTTGAGGAAGGTGGCGTACACGGCGACGACGGGATGCAGACCGCCCGTCGCGAGCCCCGCCGCCGACACGGTCGCGTGCTGCTCGGCGATCCCGACGTCCCACACCCGGTCGGGGAACCGTTCGGCGAACCTGCCGAGGCCCACGGGATGCAGCATGGCCGCCGTGATCGCGACGATGTCGTCCCGCTCCTCCCCGATCCTGACGATCTCGTCGCCGAACACCGAGGTCCAGGAAGGCCCGTTGGAGGGCGCGAGCGGCTCGCAGGTGAGCGGGTCCATCACACCGACGGTGTGGAAGTGGTCCTCCTCGTGCGAGCGCGCGGGCTCGTAGCCGCGCCCCTTCTCCGTCAGGCAGTGGACGAGCACGGGCCCGTGGAACCGCTTTGCGCGCCGCAGCG
Protein-coding sequences here:
- the dxs gene encoding 1-deoxy-D-xylulose-5-phosphate synthase, producing MTILENIRGPRDLKALSEAELGELSDEIREFLVHAVARTGGHLGPNLGVVELSIALHRVFESPVDRILWDTGHQSYVHKLLTGRQDFSKLRGKGGLSGYPSREESEHDVIENSHASTALGWADGLAKARQVQGEKGHVVAVIGDGALTGGMAWEALNNIAAAKDRPLIIVVNDNERSYSPTIGGLANHLATLRTTDSYEQVLAWGKDVLLRTPLIGNTLYESLHGAKKGFKDAFNPQGMFEDLGLKYVGPIDGHDIGAVESALRRAKRFHGPVLVHCLTEKGRGYEPARSHEEDHFHTVGVMDPLTCEPLAPSNGPSWTSVFGDEIVRIGEERDDIVAITAAMLHPVGLGRFAERFPDRVWDVGIAEQHATVSAAGLATGGLHPVVAVYATFLNRAFDQLLMDVALHRCGVTFVLDRAGVTGVDGASHNGMWDLSILQVVPGLRIAAPRDADQLRAQLREAVAVDDAPTLIRFPKESVGPAIEAVGHVGGMHVLHRSQEAADVLLVAVGVMAPVCLQTAELLAARGINCTVVDPRWVKPIDPALPGLAAEHRMVAVVEDNSRASGVGAAVALALGDAEVDVPVRRFGIPEQFLAHAKRGEVLADIGLTPVEIAGRISAGLAAKKELSQGKSKEKQE